A genomic window from Serratia liquefaciens includes:
- the rstA gene encoding two-component system response regulator RstA, with protein sequence MHKIVFVEDDPEVGKLIAAYLGKHDIEVLIEPRGDSAQARIELEQPDLVLLDIMLPGKDGMTLCRDLRPTFPGPIVLLTSLDSDMNHILSLEMGANDYILKTTPPAVLLARLRLHLRQHGHQPKEESTQPITQHNALHFGLLCIDPVNRQVTLGEEIITLSTSDFDLLWELATHAGQIMDREALLQNLRGVSYDGLDRSIDVAISRLRRKLYDNALEPFRVKTVRNKGYLFAPNAWEFVQQ encoded by the coding sequence ATGCATAAAATTGTTTTTGTTGAAGACGATCCGGAAGTCGGCAAACTGATTGCCGCCTATCTGGGCAAGCACGATATTGAAGTGCTGATCGAGCCGCGTGGCGACAGCGCACAGGCTCGCATCGAGCTGGAGCAACCGGATCTGGTGCTGCTCGACATTATGTTGCCCGGCAAGGACGGTATGACGTTATGCCGCGATCTGCGTCCGACCTTCCCTGGCCCGATCGTGCTGCTGACCTCGCTGGACAGCGACATGAACCATATCCTTTCGCTGGAAATGGGCGCCAACGATTACATCCTGAAGACCACGCCGCCGGCGGTATTGTTGGCGCGACTGCGCCTGCACCTGCGTCAGCACGGCCATCAGCCAAAGGAAGAATCAACCCAGCCGATCACCCAGCACAACGCCTTGCATTTTGGCTTGTTGTGCATCGACCCGGTTAACCGCCAGGTCACGCTGGGCGAAGAGATCATCACCCTTTCCACCTCGGATTTCGATCTGCTGTGGGAACTGGCCACCCATGCCGGTCAAATCATGGATCGCGAAGCCCTGCTGCAAAACCTGCGCGGCGTGAGTTATGACGGCCTTGACCGCAGTATCGACGTCGCGATTTCACGCCTGCGCCGCAAGCTGTACGACAATGCACTGGAGCCTTTTCGCGTCAAAACCGTGCGCAATAAAGGTTACCTGTTCGCCCCGAACGCCTGGGAGTTCGTGCAGCAATGA
- the folM gene encoding dihydromonapterin reductase, which produces MEPHNSAPVLITGGARRIGLALARSFLQRDIPVIIAYRSSYPALSELKKLGATCIQGDFATHDGIYRFAEQVRQTAPKLRAVIHNASAWQAESAEVPPEQVMAAMLQIHVYTPYLLNQLLEPCLLGQGQAGADIIHLTDYVVEKGSDKHIAYAASKAALDNMTRSFARKLAPEVKVNAIAPALIIFNPGDDEHYRQQALAKSLMKIAPGESEVVNLVNYLLESRYVTGRTHGVDGGRPLR; this is translated from the coding sequence ATGGAACCTCACAACTCTGCACCGGTCCTGATCACCGGCGGCGCACGTCGGATTGGGCTGGCCCTGGCCAGGTCATTCTTGCAACGCGATATCCCGGTGATCATTGCCTATCGCAGCAGCTATCCGGCGCTGAGCGAACTGAAAAAACTGGGAGCCACCTGCATACAGGGGGATTTTGCAACCCATGACGGCATTTACCGTTTCGCCGAACAGGTAAGGCAAACAGCCCCGAAACTTCGTGCGGTGATCCACAACGCCAGCGCCTGGCAGGCCGAATCCGCAGAGGTGCCACCGGAACAGGTGATGGCGGCGATGCTGCAAATTCACGTTTATACACCCTACCTGCTGAACCAACTGCTGGAGCCCTGCCTGCTGGGCCAGGGCCAGGCTGGTGCCGATATCATTCACCTGACTGATTATGTGGTGGAGAAAGGCAGCGACAAACACATCGCCTATGCCGCCAGTAAAGCTGCCCTGGACAATATGACCCGCTCTTTTGCCCGCAAGTTGGCACCGGAGGTCAAGGTCAACGCCATCGCGCCGGCGCTGATCATTTTCAACCCGGGCGACGACGAGCATTATCGTCAGCAGGCACTGGCAAAATCGCTGATGAAAATCGCCCCCGGCGAGAGTGAAGTGGTCAATCTGGTGAACTACTTGCTGGAGAGCCGCTACGTCACCGGCCGCACCCATGGCGTAGATGGCGGAAGGCCGCTGCGCTAA